The Cyclopterus lumpus isolate fCycLum1 chromosome 18, fCycLum1.pri, whole genome shotgun sequence nucleotide sequence gtttttttcttccacagaaGACGAGTTGACACGATGGCTgcgttccatttagctgcttcagttgacACGATGGCTgcgttccatttagctgcttcagttgaaACGACGGCTgcgttccatttagctgcttcagttgacACGACGGCTGCGTTCCATTTAGCCGCTTCAGTTGACACGATGGCTgcgttccatttagctgcttcagttgacACGACGGCTgcgttccatttagctgcttcagttgacACGATGGCTGCGTTCCATTTAGCCGCTTCAGTTGACACGACGGCTGCGTTCCATTTAGCCGCTTCAGTTGACACGATGGCTGCGTTCCATTTAGCCGCTTCAGTTGACACGATGGCTgcgttccatttagctgcttcagttgaaACGATGGCTGCGTTCCATTTAGCCGCTTCAGTTGACACGATGGCTgcgttccatttagctgcttcagttgaaACGATGGCTgcgttccatttagctgcttcagttgacACGACGGCTGCGTTCCATTTAGCCGCTTCAGTTGACACGACGGCTGCGTTCCATTTAGCCGCTTCAGTTGACACGACGGCTgcgttccatttagctgcttcagttgacACGACGGCTgcgttccatttagctgcttcagttgacACAACGGCTGCgctccatttagctgcttcagttgacACGACGGCTgcgttccatttagctgcttcagttgacACGACGGCTgcgttccatttagctgcttcagttgacACGACGGCTgcgttccatttagctgcttcagttgacACGACGGCTGCGTTCCATTTAGCCGCTTCAGTTGACACGATGGCTGCGTTCCATTTAGCCGCTTCAGTTGACACGACGGCTGCGTTCCATTTAGCCGCTTCAGTTGACACGACGGCTgcgttccatttagctgcttcagttgacACGACGGCTgcgttccatttagctgcttcagttgacACGACGGCTGCgctccatttagctgcttcagttgacACAACGGCTgcgttccatttagctgcttcagttgacACGACGGCTgcgttccatttagctgcttcagttgacACGACGGCTGCgctccatttagctgcttcagttgacACGACGGCTgcgttccatttagctgcttcagttgacACGATGGCTgcgttccatttagctgcttcagttgacACGACGGCTGCGCTCCATTTAGCCGCTTCAGTTGACACGATGGCTgcgttccatttagctgcttcagttgacACGATGGCTgcgttccatttagctgcttccgTTTCAGGGTCCCGGGTATCGTCACGGTTTACGGGGACTCGCTATGACTCCAGCATGATTTCATGCTACGTCGGTTTACGGAAAACGAGGTTTTTAATCACACGACTCGACACTTTAAACCTGAAATATTACTCACGCACACTTTTCGTTTTCCATAAACGAGCCGAGTCGTTTCCGCGACAACGAGCTCTGAAGGAAACGTATTTTTAATGATCAAAGAAAGTATACGCGTACATTTGCCGCTGCCTTTTAATTTAAGTATtatcaatttgttttattatgctattaaaaaatgtaatcactACATTCTTGGCTCTTAAATCACCGTAAATGTTTAATATAAAGCAACATTGAATTACCCTGTGGCTGAAacgtgttaaataaataaacttaatttaTGCACTTTTAGAAACTTTTTGATTTccataagaaagaaaagactgcaagagacagacaacaggatttaaaacaagtgtgtaataaatataatttaaagcaATTTTGCAATAAATATGGTTTAAAACAAGTgtgtaataaatatgattttaaacatgtgtgtaataaatataatttaaagcaATTTTGCAATAAATATAGTAACCCACAGCAGAATAAACTGCCTATAAATGATAATTTGCTTTATTCATAAGTTGAATCATCATGATTTGGCCCCGCCCACTTTTGCGTTTGCCTCAACCAAAACGATGTGTCCATCCGGATCCTCTGGAAATCCATTTCCTGGTTTTGTtggtgtctcacacacacacacacacacacacacacacacacacacacgcacacacacacacacgcacacgcacacacactctggtccGTGAGCAGAGCGCGAGGCACTAAACGCTCCTCATTCAGTAACGAGCTCATTGAGGAGCGGACTAAACCTCCAGAGTCCAGTTCAGCCTCTAAGAACCACTTTAACTCCACTTTCCTTCCTTTTATTAAttctttgtattattattattattattgttattattgtttatctCCACAACAAAACTCTCGGGACTCTGCGGACTCGTATCTGGATCTCTGGGCTTCTGGTTTCCTTCTCTCAGGTCGGTTTATTCTCCTCTGACACGGTCTGTCTCCTGAAGTGTTTACACAACATGATCAATGAGGTCgagctcttgttgttgttgttgttgttgttgttgtgtgtttgagctgAAGGGTTTCGCTGCAGTAGGAAATTAATATTTCCTCTTTTgattttcagctttttttttaaaaacgtgttTGCGTTTAATGTTTGTTTCTCCAAATTAAACCAGCTGTTTAATATTATGACGTCATTTCACCCTGAAATcgatgaaaatgtgaaaatattaattttggaccgtttttttttttcttcccaaaatCAGAACACTTGAAAATTGTACACTAAGTGTACTTAGAATAAACATGTAAATTATGTGCatgatatatatacaaatacaacaagTACGAATGCTGTATTAACGGAAGTTATTGTACAGTTtaagcataataataataataataataccttttACATTTTGCAAGATATAAAAGACTAAAAACTTATTTTAAAATTGGCTTCTCATTAGCTGCCTTCAATATGGAGTTGGAGGCAATTAAAGCAAGTGGAACGTGTCACGCTGGGACAGCAtatggtgtgtgcgtgtgtgtgtgtgtgtgtgtgtgtgtgtgtgtgtgtgtgtgtgtgtgtgagtgaaaggGACTGACGTTTCAATTGGCTCGTCACGCTTTAATTGTGTAATTGAaacctctgttgttgttgtgtgtgtgtgtgtgtgtgtgtgtgtgtgtgtgtgtagtgatcAAAGTTACTTGTATATCACATTTATTAATAGAAAGCTCCAGAAGAGCCACGAAATAGACCTCATAAAACttgtttagtgactttattcTTCTTTAATATCTCTCATAAAACTATAAAACGAGCTGCGACTCCATCTTCCATCGTCAGCTAATGTGTTCGTAATGTTTCTCACTTAATATGAACAACTTTTTGCATAGTTTTGACGGATAAACGGTCTAAAAAAAGGGACGATTTATAAGCTGGAATCTGagaatatttgactttttttctcgATAAATGACCTTAAACGATAAATCAAATCACTAATGAATTAATCGACTAATTCATTTGTCTCGTTTCCCCTCAAATATTCTCATAATGGGGTAAAatatgtgtttcaggtgaacttaatgcacctttaaaaaaagaaaatgtcctccTTTAATATTTACTGATTGATTGATAACTTAAAAATGCTCATTCCAAACATGGATATATTCCTATAGATGATCTGATTAATCACAACAACAATCATTAGCTGAGTCTGAGTATTGatcattacccacaatgcctcttGATTCGTGACATTGTGGCCCCGAGGATTCTGAAACTCGTCGTTTGGCAACAATAaagatacaaaaacacacacttgttgcaAATTGGGTTCATCTTCGAGGAATAAACCTCTTCAAATGAGTAATGCAGGGacggttattattattattattattattattattattattataaaaggaGTTATTTTAAACACGGGATTCTTCTTCTGCTGGATTTTGGATGATTGAAGAAAGAAGttaatgaaacacaaaaacaccattaaaaaggcttttttttgtctttttaagaCTTAAAAGATTAAAACAGACGTATTTTAACGGTTTTAATGAAACgtttgcatttagtttttttttaggaatccaaatattttatttctgcGCCtccaagaaaagaaagagtgtttttgtttttcgatttgtttgttgtctccGGGACTCAATGTGCTGCAAAGCTGTTGAGCAGAGGCCTCGTGTGCAGCCTGGTCCTGACAGTAATCAGCcaatgaataatgaacacacacacacacacacacacacacacacacacacacacacacacacacacacacacacacacacacacagcttccattgacagctgtgtgtgtattaactATCAGTGCAGCTGCATGCCTGCCTGTTGCAATTATGTTCTCGCTAAATACGAGCCAGTGCTGGGAGGAGGGGCTgttgtgtgtccgtgtgtgtgtgtggtgtgtgtacacatattaAGTGATTGACTTACTCAAAGGATAGCcgcatgacgtgtgtgtgtgtgtgtgtgtgttaaagcgcacacacactgtttgaaCTCCATGTAACATAAACCAGGGGACTTCAACGTGAGGTTTTTCTGCAAGAGGGttttcagtcacacacacacacactaaaaaaacacacattttctcaaTGTGTCAGGctttacacaacacacactttcttcacacacacacacacacacacacggggggggggggggggggggggcatatgcTCTGTTCTCAAGAGCCCATATGTATTTATCCTGCCATGTGACCCAATCACTCTTTGAGATACTCAAAGGCTCTGTTGTGTTGGGAACTCcattcactctctcacacacacacacacacacacacacacacacacacacacacacacacacacacacatatagacctATAAACACCCACTAACCCCATTAGTACCCACAGACCTTCTCACGGTGCATTTGCTGCTCAATAGGTCAAGAGCAAAAGCAGACATcaagcgaacacacacacaccacgcacacacacatcacacacacaccacatacacacacacacacactacacactacacacacaccacacaccacacacacactacacactacacacaccacacacacacacacacacaccacacacacacacagtcatgcgGCCATCCAGTCACCAGGCTCAGCTTGTGTGTGGCCGCGTGTTAGTCAGGAAACACGGTTTGAGGACCTCTTcagatatttttattattattattaatattattattattactttggTGGATTAGAAACTTTTAACTGGTTCAGAATCCGTCTCAGTtgagtcctggtcctctgtgtGACCCCCCCATCAGCTTCCTGTCCCGGTCTGATGACATGGCGTAACTTCTCCCTTCTCTTTGACTCGCAGGCTCTGGAGTTTTCCTGGTGATGACCTCGCTGCTGTTCCCTGCTGCGATGAAGgacctctcttcctcctcctcctctcccctcggcTCCCTGCTCCACTACCCGTCCTCCAAGACCTCCGCGGCGCCGTTCTCTCCGTCCGCCGGCGGCAGCGTCGCCTCCCCACCGGCCCCGCTCGCCAAACCCCAGCCCTTCTGCCTCCAGACGGGGCCGCACCTCCTCGCCAGCATGCAGCTGCAGAAGCTCAACTCGCACTACCAGAACCTCGGCGGGAGCTCGGCGGGACACCCGGCGGCACCGCCGGCCGGTGGCCCCCAGAGGGGCTTCGGGGCCTCGCCTCTGGGCGCGGGGAACCAGCACCACGGGGCGACCGGGGGCCTCGCCGTCGGCGTCGCCGTGGGTAACCAAGGCCCCGGCGGCATTATCGACTTTGACCCCGTGGACGAGGAGGTGCTCATGTCGCTGGTGGTGGAGCTCGGTCTGGACCGGGCCAACGAGCTGCCCGAGCTCTGGCTCGGACAGAACGAGTTCGATTTCATGTCGGACGTGCCGGCCGGGTGCTGACCGCCccgagaggaag carries:
- the cited1 gene encoding cbp/p300-interacting transactivator 1; translation: MTSLLFPAAMKDLSSSSSSPLGSLLHYPSSKTSAAPFSPSAGGSVASPPAPLAKPQPFCLQTGPHLLASMQLQKLNSHYQNLGGSSAGHPAAPPAGGPQRGFGASPLGAGNQHHGATGGLAVGVAVGNQGPGGIIDFDPVDEEVLMSLVVELGLDRANELPELWLGQNEFDFMSDVPAGC